A genomic stretch from Salarias fasciatus chromosome 10, fSalaFa1.1, whole genome shotgun sequence includes:
- the styxl1 gene encoding serine/threonine/tyrosine-interacting-like protein 1: protein MAAVRLCEPSELYNLLNQRRGGVSRLAEVNYLYLIDARESQDYHTSHIITAKNVQMSSAGTLLLPEWVEVDSMQQVVVYDSSSSSVQDGGRAALCARVLEKMSLNPVLILRGGFQRFSAMYTFLRTEKILYTMTELENLKVYPVEVIPGLLYMGDLSQGRDGSVLRDLKVRAVVHISQSGAPESGFAHGTHAMLNIPLEDSVTSDLYSSFEKICCFIESNLDVGSRVLIVSRLGRSRCSAVAIAFLMHHFKYTLDEAWKSVLKCKPSMRPNSGFLQQLFNWELHIKGTNLTDISQPYF from the exons ATGGCGGCAGTGAGGCTCTGCGAGCCTTCAGAGCTCTACAACCTGCTGAACCAGCGGCGAGGCGGCGTGTCCCGGCTGGCGGAGGTCAACTACCTCTACCTGATCG ACGCTCGTGAAAGTCAAGACTACCACACGAGCCACATTATCACGGCTAAAAATGTCCAAATG AGCTCAGCCGGGACGCTGCTCCTGCCggagtgggtggaggtggacagcatgcagcaggtggtggtctacgacagcagcagcagctccgttcaggatggag GCAGAGCGGCGCTCTGTGCTCGGGTCCTGGAAAAGATGAGCCTCAATCCGGTGCTCATCCTGAGAGGAGGCTTCCAGAGGTTCTCGGCGATGTACACGTTCCTGAGGACCGAGAAGATTCTCTATACCATGACG GAGCTGGAAAACCTGAAGGTCTACCCAGTGGAGGTCATCCCGGGGCTGCTGTACATGGGAGACCTGAGTCAAGGCAGGGACGGCAGCGTCCTGAGAGACCTGAAAGTCAGAGCGGTGGTCCACATCTCGCAGAGCGGCGCTCCAGA GTCTGGATTTGCTCATGGGACACACGCCATGCTGAACATCCCCCTGGAGGACTCAGTGACTTCTGACTTATATTCAAGTTTTGAAAAGATTTGTTGCTTTATTG aatcAAACTTGGATGTGGGCTCACGCGTCCTGATCGTTTCCAGGCTGGGTCGAAGCCGCTGCAGCGCTGTGGCCATCGCTTTTCTCATGCACCACTTCAAATACACACTGGAT GAGGCCTGGAAGTCCGTGCTCAAGTGTAAGCCCTCGATGAGACCCAACAGTgggtttctgcagcagctcttcaaCTGGGAGCTTCACATCAAGGGAACGAATCTCACTGACATCTCCCAGCCTTATTTCTAG
- the LOC115395644 gene encoding hepatocyte cell adhesion molecule-like gives MKAQREAGLFHHIPMLLCFAFFKSGGVLAVNMTIPNTLLRGTAGGEALLSVRYNSFSLDPPVIKWQLKREKSITVVQSIGTDIIGTPRPEYRDRILVFENGTLLLHNLRLSDEGIYDVEISITDDTFPGEGSITLTVDESISKPFIHMDTSSILELSENIVLNCSHDNGTRTTYRWFKGGKPLSNVTRFTLSPDQKYLTISRVVMADDDLYSCSVENPVGNMSSLPLRLTVYRRSSLYIILSTGGIFLLITLVTICACWTPSKKKKHPPRTHLSRFYEQPGHSLINQTDDGLPKIPERNGINSVTSLYILQHKDPSMDDSSSNSNGSPSEFDSPPRYNGFSKYPGSLKQSNGSPARTSYRNS, from the exons ATGAAGGCCCAGAGGGAAGCCGGGCTGTTTCACCACATCCCGATGCTTCTGTGTTTTGCTTTCTTCAAATCAG GAGGGGTGCTGGCCGTGAACATGACCATCCCCAACACCCTGCTCAGAGGCACGGCGGGCGGCGAGGCCCTCCTGTCGGTCCGCTACAACAGCTTCAGCCTGGACCCGCCCGTCATCAAGTggcagctgaagagagagaagtCCATCACGGTGGTGCAGTCCATCGGGACCGACATCATCGGGACCCCCAGGCCCGAGTACCGGGACCGGATCCTGGTCTTTGAGAACGGGACCCTGCTCCTGCACAACCTCAGGCTGTCCGACGAAGGGATTTACGACGTGGAGATCTCCATCACAGATGACACGTTTCCAGGAGAAGGAAGCATCACACTGACAGTGGACG AGTCGATCTCCAAGCCCTTCATCCACATGGACACGTCCTCCATACTGGAGCTCAGTGAAAACATCGTCCTCAACTGTTCCCATGACAACGGGACCAGGACCACGTACCGATGGTTCAAAGGCGGGAAGCCGCTGAGCAACGTGACCAGGTTCACGCTGTCGCCCGATCAGAAGTACCTGACCATCTCGCGGGTGGTGATGGCCGACGACGACCTGTACAGCTGCAGCGTGGAGAACCCGGTGGGCAACATGAGCAGCCTGCCCCTCCGGCTGACCGTCTACA GGAGAAGTTCTCTGTATATCATCCTTTCCACAGGaggcatcttcctcctcatcactctGGTGACAATATGTGCCTGTTGGACTCCCTCAAAAAA GAAGAAACATCCACCTCGAACGCACCTGTCCAGGTTTTATGAGCAGCCTGGTCACTCTCTGATCAACCAAACAG ATGATGGACTTCCTAAGATTCCAGAGCGCAACGGGATTAATTCAGTCACTTCGCTTTACATCCTGCAGCATAAG GATCCCTCCATGGACGACTCCTCCAGCAACAGTAACGGCTCTCCCTCTGAATTCGACAGCCCGCCGCGCTACAACGGCTTCTCCAAGTATCCCGGCTCTCTCAAGCAGTCGAACGGGTCTCCTGCCCGCACCTCCTATCGGAACAGCTGA
- the LOC115395645 gene encoding transmembrane protein 120A-like, with protein sequence MLFSPRGLTECLREWEDLEKDYQQIQDTHRLYRQKLEEVAKLQASCSGAIARQRKKLKELDSSLEECKETSTPPSVSPDEMDAVAEIRDSISGREAAFSEMEAFLPKKNGLYLSLVLGNVNVTLLNKQSKFAYKDEYEKFKLVLTVILFVFSFTCRFLFSYRALDALFNFLLVWYYCTLTIRESILISNGSRIRGWWVFHHYVSTFLSGVMLTWPEGALYQMFRNQFISYCLYQSFVQFLQYYYQSGCLYRLRALGERHNMDLTVEGFQSWMWRGLTFLLPFLFFGQSWQLYNSITLFKMSQLPECKEWQVAMCGCSYLVLFLGNFLTTLGVVYQKYTSNKSKSA encoded by the exons ATGCTGTTCAGTCCCCGCGGTTTGACCGAGTGTTTACGGGAATGGGAGGATTTGGAGAAGGACTACCAGCAGATCCAG GACACCCACCGCCTGTACAggcagaagctggaggaggtggcCAAGCTGCAGGCCAGCTGCTCCGGAGCCATCGCTCGCCAGaggaagaagctgaaggagctggacagCTCCCTGGAAGA ATGCAAAGAAACCTCCACTCCACCCAGTGTGAGTCCGGACGAGATGGACGCCGTCGCAGAAATCCGGGACTCCATCAGCGGGAGAGAAGCTGCTTTCTCTGAGATGGAAGCTTTCCTCCCCAAGAAGAACGG GTTGTacctcagtctggttctgggaAACGTCAACGTGACGCTCCTCAACAAACAGTCCAA GTTCGCCTACAAAGACGAGTATGAGAAGTTCAAACTGGTCCTCACCGTCATCCTCTTCGTCTTCTCCTTCACCTGCCGCTTCCTCTTCAGCTACAG AGCCCTGGATGCTCTGTTCAACTTCCTGTTGGTGTGGTACTACTGCACGCTCACCATCCGGGAGAGCATCCTCATCAGCAACGGCTCCAG gATCAGAGGTTGGTGGGTTTTCCATCACTATGTGTCCACGTTCCTGTCCGGAGTCATGCTCACCTG GCCAGAAGGAGCTCTCTATCAGATGTTCAGGAACCAGTTCATCAGCTACTGTCTCTACCAGA GCTTCGTCCAGTTCCTGCAGTACTACTACCAGAGCGGCTGTCTGTACCGACTCCGGGCGCTGGGAGAGAGACACAACATGGACCTGACAGTGG agggttTCCAGTCCTGGATGTGGAGAGGGCTCACCTTCCTCCTCCCATTCTTGTTTTTTGGTCAG TCGTGGCAGCTGTACAACAGCATCACGCTGTTCAAGATGTCCCAGCTCCCAGAGTGCAAGGAGTGGCAG GTGGCGATGTGCGGCTGCTCCTACTTGGTTCTCTTCCTGGGAAACTTCCTCACCACCCTGGGAGTGGTTTACCAGAAATACACCAGCAACAAGTCGAAGAGCGCCTGA